A DNA window from Aspergillus nidulans FGSC A4 chromosome I contains the following coding sequences:
- a CDS encoding uncharacterized protein (transcript_id=CADANIAT00007558): MAVSADDRLEWKLTQPGLWERDIDEVEEFYASLAKAYERTGRVFFAMTGFISFSVPVQPGTALQKVEKRAEEALKSAWIRLRYNHPTIASRVLYDPAQRRYKKVYETIIDDASQHQWVDETFQVVSERMSGLDWCNADPPVPALPTLFLIRAPATDDRVFRADLVLRAHHDVIDGVGTLLLFHNLFTLAAEAYGQVSYELPQFGDEWLNLSPPLRRAAEIPDVLSPEHEEVLREILEYNSGVKGEVEIASPPFQRHIALPGKHQRVAITLSESNTARLLTKCRTLGLSITHAYHASIALTVGALTVGALQERKETERTLRYISYCLINERHHCKDPYSTSAHPASVYHSVSGRCLAIDLTGPALGAPSTTPKIEDIFLPIAEHVRDYYLEIRNNEEHIKLVPAYWAMSILPYPESEPPAIPPRNETPSASISSMGVLDKVIRHQYGSFSVENPWVTGEELGTGLGLFLAYNEAWHGREEVLDVLNRCNKIVLQGLGL, encoded by the exons ATGGCAGTCTCGGCAGATGACCGCTTAGAATGGAAGCTTACCCAGCCTGGACTCTGGGAGCGGGATATCGATGAGGTGGAGGAGTTTTATGCATCGCTGGCAAAGGCCTATGAAAGAACAGGCAGGGTCTTCTTTGCTATGACCGGGTTTATCTCTTTCTCAGTCCCGGTCCAGCCAGGCACTGCGTTGCAGAAAGTTGAGAAAAGGGCCGAGGAAGCGCTGAAGAGTGCCTGGATCCGTCTTCGATACAACCATCCTACCATTGCTTCCAGGGTGCTGTATGACCCGGCCCAGCGAAGGTACAAGAAGGTCTACGAGACCATTATAGACGATGCATCGCAACACCAGTGGGTAGATGAGACCTTTCAGGTTGTGTCAGAGAGGATGTCCGGGCTGGATTGGTGCAACGCCGACCCCCCGGTGCCCGCGCTGCCAACGCTGTTTCTCATCAGGGCTCCAGCCACAGACGACCGGGTCTTCCGCGCTGATCTGGTCCTCCGCGCGCATCACGACGTGATTGATGGGGTAGGGACTTTGCTGCTCTTCCACAACCTCTTTACTCTGGCCGCCGAGGCGTACGGGCAGGTCAGCTACGAGTTGCCGCAATTTGGGGACGAGTGGTTGAACCTCAGCCCGCCGCTGCGTAGGGCCGCCGAGATACCGGATGTCCTCTCGCCCGAGCATGAAGAAGTCTTGCGCGAGATTCTCGAGTACAATTCTGGGGTCAAGGGAGAGGTTGAAATAGCAAGCCCGCCATTCCAGCGGCACATTGCCCTCCCCGGGAAGCATCAACGTGTTGCAATCACATTATCTGAAAGCAATACAGCGAGACTGTTGACCAAGTGTCGCACGCTTGGGCTGAGCATTACGCACGCCTACCATGCTTCCATTGCGCTGACGGTTGGGGCCCTGACGGTTGGGGCCCTTCAAGAACGCAAAGAGACAGAGCGTACGCTGCGGTATATCAGTTACTGCCTGATCAACGAGCGTCATCACTGCAAGGATCCCTACAGCACATCCGCACATCCGGCGTCAGTGTACCACTCCGTGTCTGGGAGATGTCTCGCCATCGACCTCACTGGCCCTGCATTAGGGGCCCCCAGCACAACTCCGAAGATCGAGGATATCTTCCTTCCCATCGCGGAGCACGTCCGCGACTACTACCTGGAGATCCGAAATAACGAAGAGCACATCAAGCTTGTGCCGGCCTACTGGGCAATGTCAATACTCCCATACCCGGAAAGCGAACCGCCTGCGATCCCACCGCGCAATGAGACCCCTTCTGCCTCTATTTCCAGTATGGGTGTGCTGGACAAGGTCATCCGGCACCAGTACGGAAGCTTTAGTGTGGAAAATCCATGGGTGACCGGGGAGGAGCTAGGCACGGGACTCGGACTGTTCTTGG CATACAATGAGGCCTGGCACGGAAGGGAGGAGGTACTGGATGTCTTGAATCGATGCAATAAGATCGTCCTTCAGGGACTGGGCCTTTGA